A window of the Microtus pennsylvanicus isolate mMicPen1 chromosome 4, mMicPen1.hap1, whole genome shotgun sequence genome harbors these coding sequences:
- the Foxf2 gene encoding forkhead box protein F2 has product MTTEGGPPPPPPRPPPAPLRRACSPAPGALQAALMSPPPAATLETTSSSSSSSSASCASSSSNSVSASAGACKSAAGGGGTGSGSGGTKKATSGLRRPEKPPYSYIALIVMAIQSSPSKRLTLSEIYQFLQARFPFFRGAYQGWKNSVRHNLSLNECFIKLPKGLGRPGKGHYWTIDPASEFMFEEGSFRRRPRGFRRKCQALKPMYHRVVSGLGFGASLLPQGFDFQAPPSAPLGCHGQGGYGGLDMMPTGYDTGAGAPGHAHPHHLHHHHVPHMSPNPGSTYMASCPVPAGPAGVGAGAGGSGGGGDYGPDSSSSPVPSSPAMASAIECHSPYTSPAAHWSSPGASPYLKQPALTPSSNPAASAGLHPSMSSYSLEQSYLHQNAREDLSVGLPRYQHHSTPVCDRKDFVLNFNGISSFHPSASGSYYHHHHQSVCQDIKPCVM; this is encoded by the exons ATGACCACCGAGGGCGGGCCCCCGCCACCTCCGCCGCGCCCGCCGCCAGCCCCACTCCGCCGTGCATGCAGCCCGGCGCCCGGCGCGCTCCAGGCCGCCTTGATGAGCCCGCCGCCCGCCGCCACCCTGGAGACCACCTCGTCGTCGTCATCTTCATCTTCAGCCTCCTGTGCCTCGTCCTCTTCCAACTCGGTCAGCGCCTCGGCGGGTGCCTGCAAGAGTGCGGCGGGTGGCGGCGGCACGGGATCCGGGAGTGGGGGCACCAAGAAGGCGACCTCAGGTCTTCGGCGACCCGAGAAGCCTCCCTACTCTTACATCGCGCTCATCGTCATGGCCATCCAGAGCTCTCCCAGCAAGCGCCTGACGCTCAGCGAGATCTACCAGTTCCTGCAGGCGCGCTTTCCCTTCTTTCGCGGCGCCTATCAGGGCTGGAAGAACTCCGTGCGCCACAACCTCTCGCTCAACGAGTGTTTCATCAAGCTACCCAAGGGCCTCGGGCGGCCCGGCAAGGGCCACTACTGGACCATCGACCCGGCCAGTGAGTTCATGTTCGAGGAGGGCTCGTTCCGCCGGCGGCCGCGCGGCTTCAGGCGGAAGTGCCAGGCGCTCAAGCCCATGTACCATCGTGTGGTGAGTGGCTTGGGCTTCGGGGCCTCGCTGCTGCCCCAGGGCTTCGACTTCCAAGCGCCCCCTTCAGCGCCTCTGGGCTGCCATGGTCAGGGTGGCTATGGTGGCCTCGACATGATGCCCACAGGCTATGATACAGGCGCGGGTGCTCCGGGCCATGCGCATccacaccacctccaccaccatcacgtCCCCCACATGTCGCCCAACCCGGGCTCCACCTATATGGCTAGCTGTCCGGTGCCTGCAGGTCCTGCGGGCGTCGGTGCGGGAGCGGGTGGCAGCGGTGGCGGCGGTGACTATGGGCcggacagcagcagcagcccagtGCCCTCATCCCCGGCCATGGCGAGCGCAATCGAGTGTCACTCGCCCTACACTAGCCCTGCGGCACATTGGAGTTCGCCTGGCGCCTCACCTTACCTCAAGCAGCCTGCCCTGACGCCAAGCAGCAACCCTGcagcctctgctggcctgcaCCCCAGCATGTCCTCCTACTCGCTGGAGCAGAGCTACTTGCACCAGAACGCCCGCGAGGATCTCTCAG tgGGACTGCCCCGTTATCAGCATCACTCCACCCCAGTGTGTGACAGAAAAGATTTCGTCCTCAATTTCAATGGCATTTCATCTTTCCATCCCTCCGCCAGTGGCTCCtattatcaccatcaccaccagagCGTGTGCCAAGATATTAAGCCCTGTGTTATGTGA